The genomic stretch GCGGCGGTCTGCGCGCCCGCAAAATCCGCACGGTCGCGCGCATCGCGCAGCAGGGCCTGCGTGATCGCGGTCAATTGCGGATGCTGGGAATGGTGCAGATGATCGGCCTTGGTCGCGGCGAAAAGGATCTTTTCCACCCGCCGCCCTTTGAAGATCCGCGTCAGAAAGGCATTCCGCCCCGGTTTGAAGGCCGACAGGACAGCCGCCATCGCGCGGCGCAGATCCTCCAGCGCGGCAGGCCCCGCATGGATCGCGCCCAGCACATCGACCAGCACGATCTGCCGGTCGATTTTCGCGAAATGGTCGCGAAAGAAGGGGCGCACGATATTGGCTTTATAGCTGTCAAACCGCCGCGCCATTTCGCGCCCCAGGGATTTGCGCGCGAAACCGTCGCCCGGCAGCGGGGCAAAGGTCAGCACGGGCGATCCGGCCAGATCACCGGGCAACAGGAACCGCCCCGGCGTGCAATCGGAAAATCCCGCCGCGCGCGCGGCATTCAGATGCGCTGTAAAGGCAGCGGCAAGTTCAGCGGCCTGCGGTTCTGCCAAAGCCGCATTGCCATCGGTCTGCCCCGCCAGCGCCAGATAGGCATCACCGCCGGGGCGGCCCTTGGCGCGGTCCAGTGCTGCCTTGGACCATTGCGCATAGCTCAGATCCAGCAAGCCAAGGTCCAGCAGCCATTCGCCCGGATAATCCACGATATCGAGATGCACCACACGCGGCCCTGACAGCCCCGCCAGTAATCCACCCGGCTGCACCCGCAGCGACAGGCGCAATTCGCTGATCTGGCGTGTGCCTTCGGGCCAGCTGGGGTCCGGCGCGGTCAGACGGGCGAGATGCGTTTCATAGGCAAAGCGCGGCAATGTATCATCGGGCTGCGGTTGCAGAAAGGCAGTCTTGATCGCACCATTGGCGGCGGCGGTCAGCTGCGGCATCCGCCCGCGATCCATCAGATTGGCGACCAGCGAGGTGATGAACACGGTCTTGCCGGCCCGCGACAGGCCAGTGACACCCAGCCGGATCACCGGTTCGGTGAAAGGCGCGCTGAGCGTGCTGGTCACACCTTCGACGCCCCGTGTGATCTGATCGGCGATTGCGGCGATACCCAAGACCGGCCCTTTCCTCGTTCGCAAACAGATAAGCATGGCATGCGCGGATGTGTAGGGATTGATTTTGCGCACCGGCTCGCCTAATCGGGGACCTATGCCGCGTTATGCCCTTCTTGTTGAATATCACGGCGCGCCGTTTGCGGGATGGCAGCGGCAGACCAGCCTGCCATCCGTGCAAGGCGCGATCGAGGCGGCTTTGGCCAAACTCGAACCCGGCCCCCATACAATCGCCGCCGCAGGGCGCACCGATGCGGGGGTTCATGCGACAGGGCAGGTCGCGCATTGCGATCTGGCGCGCGACTGGGACCCGTTTCGTCTGTCCGAGGCGTTGAATTACCATCTCAAGCCCGATCCGGTCGCGATCCTTGATTGCGCGGTCGTTGCTGATGATTGGCATGCGCGGTTCGATGCGGTGGAACGGCGCTATCTGTTCCGGCTGATATCGCGGCGCGCGCCGCTGACGTCCGAGGCGGGGCAGATGTGGCGGGTCAATCACGATCTGGACGCAGAGGCGATGCAGGCGGGGGCGGATCACCTGCTGGGCCAACATGATTTCACGACGTTCCGGTCGTCGATCTGTCAGGCGAAAAGCCCGGTCAAGACGCTGGATGAATTGCGTATCGAGGTCGTGCCGCGCCCTGTGGGCACCGAATACAGGTTTCATGTGCGCGCGCGGTCGTTCCTGCATAATCAGGTCCGCAGCTTTGTCGGCACGCTGGAACGGGTCGGCGCGGGGGCTTGGCAGCCGGGTGATGTGGCCCTTGCCTTGGCTGGGCGGGACCGTGCCGCCTGCGGGCCGGTCTGTCCGCCGCAGGGGCTGTATCTGGCAGGGGTGCGCTATCCCACCGACCCTTTCGCCCGGGGCTAGGCGGTGCCGGAACCAATCGGCGCAGCGGACGTTTGCTTGGGGGATTGGTCAAGCCGGACCCATTGGGCTAGGTCTATCGTCAGAGGCGACCAAAGCTTTGAGAAAGGCGCTGCGTGAAAAGCAAGCTCTGGATAGCAATTGCCCTTGTTCTTGGCGCGAGCGGGGCCATTGCGCAGGATATCCGCCTGATCGCGACCACCGCGCGCGAGGCGTTGAACCGCGCCTCGCTGTTGCGCGCGCTGGACGAGACCGCGGTGCCGCAGGATTATATCGCCGCCGCGCGCGCGGATTACCGCCGCCTGCTGACAGCGCTTTATGCCGAAGGATATTATGGCGGCACGATCTCGATCACGATTGACGGGGCCGAGGCTGCGAACCTTGCGCCTTTGGCTGCCCCCGCCAGCATTGGCGAGATCGTGATCACTGTTGACGCAGGTGTCCCATTCACCTTTGGCGAGGTCGCCATTGCGCCTTTGCCGCCCGCTGCTGATATCCCCGCCGATCTTGGCCCGCGCGTGCAGGCCCGGTCGGGGGTGATACGCGCGGCGGCGCAGCAATTTTTGCGCAGCTGGCGCGATCTGGGCTATCCGCTGGCGCAGCTGGACAGCCAGCAGATCATCGCCCGACACCCGGATGCAAAGCTTGATGTGACCATCGGGCTTGATCCCGGACCGCAGCTGCGGTTCAGCGCGTTGGAGGTTTCGGGCAACCGGCGGGTGCGCAGCGAACGGGTGCGCGCCATCGCGGGGCTGCCCGAAGGTGCGATCTATTCCCCCGCCGCCGTGGATCAGGCGCAGGCGCGTCTGCGCCGGACAGGGACGTTCAACAGCGTATCGTTGATCACCGCCGATCAGGCTGGCCCGGGCGATACGATCGGATTGCGCGCGCAGTTGGACGAGGCCAAAAGGCGGCGGATCGGCTTTGGTCTGGAGCTGTCGTCGGTCGAAGGGGTGACGGTGTCCAGCTTTTGGCTGCATCGCAATCTGCTGGGCGGGGCCGAACGGTTGCGCGTCGAAGCGGTCGTGTCGCAGATCAATGCCGATGCGGAAGGTATGGATTACGCGCTGCGCGGCAGCTTTGGCCGCCCCGCGACATTCGGCCCTGATACCGATTTCTTTATCAACGCCGAAGCCTCGCGGCAGGATGAAGACACTTTCCTGATCGATGCGGTCGAGGTTGAGACTGGCCTGACCTGGTATCTGCGCGATGATCTGACCCTGCAGGGCGGGATCGGCGTGCTGACCGCGCGTGAAGACACCGATCTGGGGAAACGCGATTACACTTTGCTGACCCTGCCGCTGCGCGCCACGCTTGACCGGCGCGATGCGCCCTCTGACGCCAGCGCGGGCTATTACCTTGACGCGCGCGTGACGCCTTTTGCCAGTTTTGACCGCGATCTTGACGGCGCGCGGTTTTATGGCGACGCGCGGGTCTATCGGTCTTTTGGTGCTGATGACGGCTTTACCCTTGCCGCGCGCGGCCTTGTCGGCAGCCTGCTGGGGGCGCCAATAGCCGAGGCCCCGGCGGATTTTCTCTATTTCTCGGGCGGGGGCGGCACCGTGCGCGGGCAGCCCTATCAATCGCTGGGCGTGCAGCGGCAGGTCGGCGGGCAAACCGTCACAAGCGGCGGGGCGTCATTTCTGGCCGCACAGCTAGAGGCGCGCTATGCGATCCGCGACAAGATCGCGCTGGTCGGGTTCTACGATACCGGTTTTGTCGGAGAGACCGCCATCCCTGGCGAAACTGGCGATTGGCATGCGGGTGCAGGCGTTGGTCTGCGCTACAAGACCGGCATCGGCCCAATCCGGCTGGATATCGGCACACCCGCCAGCGGCGATGATGCGGGCGACAGCGTGCAGGTCTATATCGGCATAGGACAAGCGTTTTGAAGCATCTTTGCCTGATCTTGCTGCTGCTGGTCCTGCCTGTGTCCTTGGTCGCACAGACCGCGCAGGATGACCGCGGCTATCTGACCCGCCTGATCGAGGACAACCTGTCAGGCGCGGATCGTAATGTCACGATCACCGGTTTCGAAGGCGCGCTCAGTTCCGAGGCGCGGATCGCGCAGATGACCATTGCCGATGCCGAAGGTATCTGGCTGACGCTTGAGGATCTGGTTTTGCAATGGAACCGCGCATCGCTGTTGCGCGGCGCGATCAGCGTGCAGCAATTGCGCGCGGGCCGCGTGATCCTGTCGCGCGCGCCGCTGGGCGGTGACACTGGCCCCTCGCCCGAGGCGCAGCCCTTTGCCCTGCCGGACTTGCCGGTCAGCCTGTCGATTGACGTGCTGGACATCGCCCGGATCGAGATCGCCGAGGTCTTTCTGGGCGAACCTGTTGTCGCCAGCCTGCAAGGATCGGCGCAGCTGGCGGGCGGCGAAGGCAGTGCGGATATTCTGGCGACCCGGCTGGAGGGCAAGCAAGGTGCGTTCCAGATCGCGGGCAGCTATTCCAATGAAACCGATATCCTGTCGCTTTTGCTGGACCTGAACGAAGGCCCCGACGGGATCGCGGCGCGCCTGCTTGATTTGCCGGGGCGGCCCTCGGTCGCGCTGACGGTGCAGGGCGCGGGGCCGCTGGATGATTTTGGCGCAAGCCTGGCGCTGGCGACGGATGGCCAGGACCGTCTGGCGGGGGATTTCCGCCTGGCGACGCAGGATGATGGCCGCCAGCAAGTGCGGCTGGATGCCGGGGGGGACATTTCCGCGCTTTTCGCGCCGGAATACCGTGATTTCTTTGGCAGTGACGCGCAGGTGCGGGTGGCGTTCAACCGGGCTGCCGACGGCCGCATCGATATCCCGCAGATCACGCTGGATGCAGGCCGCGCGCGCCTGTCCGGCAGCATGCGGATCGGGGCGCAGGGCTGGCCAGAGGTGATCAATATCACCGGCGGCATCACCCCTGCTGCGGGCGAGGCTGTGCTGTTGCCGCTGCCGGGGCCGCGCAGCTTTGTCGATGGTGTCACGCTGGAATTGGCCTATGACGCGGCCATATCCGACGCCTGGACCCTGGATATGACGATCAACGGGCTGGCACGGCCGGGCCTGTCGATTGCACGGCTGGGCCTGCAGGGGGGTGGTATCCTGCAATCCGGCGAGGGCGATCTGGAGGGGCGGGTCACCGCCGATCTGACCTATGGCGCGCAGCGCCTTGCCTTTGACGATAGCGCGGCGGCGCAGGCCCTGGGTGATGCGGTGCAAGGCGCGCTGGCGCTGGAACGGATCGAAGGGCGCCCGATGAACATCACCCGCCTGTCGCTGGCAGGGGCGGGTATCGATCTGTCGGCCGAGGCCGAAATCGCAGGCGCGGGCCAGGGTTTTCAGACCGAGGCTGCCATCGCCTTGCAGGTGGCCGGGCTTGACCGCTTTGCCACGCTGCTGGGTCAGGATCTG from Yoonia vestfoldensis encodes the following:
- a CDS encoding autotransporter assembly complex protein TamA, with protein sequence MKSKLWIAIALVLGASGAIAQDIRLIATTAREALNRASLLRALDETAVPQDYIAAARADYRRLLTALYAEGYYGGTISITIDGAEAANLAPLAAPASIGEIVITVDAGVPFTFGEVAIAPLPPAADIPADLGPRVQARSGVIRAAAQQFLRSWRDLGYPLAQLDSQQIIARHPDAKLDVTIGLDPGPQLRFSALEVSGNRRVRSERVRAIAGLPEGAIYSPAAVDQAQARLRRTGTFNSVSLITADQAGPGDTIGLRAQLDEAKRRRIGFGLELSSVEGVTVSSFWLHRNLLGGAERLRVEAVVSQINADAEGMDYALRGSFGRPATFGPDTDFFINAEASRQDEDTFLIDAVEVETGLTWYLRDDLTLQGGIGVLTAREDTDLGKRDYTLLTLPLRATLDRRDAPSDASAGYYLDARVTPFASFDRDLDGARFYGDARVYRSFGADDGFTLAARGLVGSLLGAPIAEAPADFLYFSGGGGTVRGQPYQSLGVQRQVGGQTVTSGGASFLAAQLEARYAIRDKIALVGFYDTGFVGETAIPGETGDWHAGAGVGLRYKTGIGPIRLDIGTPASGDDAGDSVQVYIGIGQAF
- the truA gene encoding tRNA pseudouridine(38-40) synthase TruA, which translates into the protein MPRYALLVEYHGAPFAGWQRQTSLPSVQGAIEAALAKLEPGPHTIAAAGRTDAGVHATGQVAHCDLARDWDPFRLSEALNYHLKPDPVAILDCAVVADDWHARFDAVERRYLFRLISRRAPLTSEAGQMWRVNHDLDAEAMQAGADHLLGQHDFTTFRSSICQAKSPVKTLDELRIEVVPRPVGTEYRFHVRARSFLHNQVRSFVGTLERVGAGAWQPGDVALALAGRDRAACGPVCPPQGLYLAGVRYPTDPFARG
- a CDS encoding YcjX family protein, coding for MGIAAIADQITRGVEGVTSTLSAPFTEPVIRLGVTGLSRAGKTVFITSLVANLMDRGRMPQLTAAANGAIKTAFLQPQPDDTLPRFAYETHLARLTAPDPSWPEGTRQISELRLSLRVQPGGLLAGLSGPRVVHLDIVDYPGEWLLDLGLLDLSYAQWSKAALDRAKGRPGGDAYLALAGQTDGNAALAEPQAAELAAAFTAHLNAARAAGFSDCTPGRFLLPGDLAGSPVLTFAPLPGDGFARKSLGREMARRFDSYKANIVRPFFRDHFAKIDRQIVLVDVLGAIHAGPAALEDLRRAMAAVLSAFKPGRNAFLTRIFKGRRVEKILFAATKADHLHHSQHPQLTAITQALLRDARDRADFAGAQTAAMAIAALRTTVEDTVDHADGRLDVVRGRLLEGGKQAAFYPGKLPDDPAHLLAPAREGAGKWLDADYSVMNFAPARLTLRPGDGPPHIRLDRAAQFLLGDRL